GAACCGCACCGGCACCCTGTTCGCACTGTTGGCGGCGGCGCTGGCCGCAGTCCTGGTGCTCAGCGGCTGTTCGGGGACACCACACCCGCGCAACATCACCCTGACGCTGGTCCGGCACGCGGAATCGGAATCCAACGCCGCCGGAATCCTCGACACGTCGGTGCCCGGTCCGGGACTGACCGAGAAAGGCCGCGTCCAGGCTCAGCAAATCGCAGATCAGCTCTCCCGCGGTCACCATGACGGTGTCTACGCCTCGTCGATGGTGCGCACTCAGCAGACCGCCGCCCCGCTGGCCCGCGAACTCGGACGTCAGGTGCAGATCCTGCCCGGGCTGCGGGAGATCAGCGCCGGTTGGTTCGGCGACAAGCCCCGATCGATTGCCAATTCGCCGTATTGGCTGGCCCCGCAGGCATGGCTTCACGGTGACCGGACCGCGGCCATCCCCGGCTCGATCGACGGCAACCAGTTCAACGACGAGTTCGGCGCCGCGGTCCAGCAGATCTACGACTCCGGCGACACCAACCCGGTGGCGTTCGCACACGGGGCGTCGATTGCGACGTGGACCCTGATGAACGTCAAGAATCCCCGCGATGAGCTGTTGATCGACCATCCACTGCCCAACCTCGGCAAGGTGGTGATCACCGGCAACCCGGCCACCGGCTGGAAACTGTTGGACTGGGACGGGATTCGCGCATTCTGACCTCAGGTGCCGATGAGCACGCCTGACGGCTCCGATGCTCCGGCCGGCTTGACCGACACCGGACGCGTGGAGGCGTTCAGCGACGGTGTGTTCGCGATCGCGGTGACCCTGTTGGTGCTCGACCTCAAAGCACCCGAGCACGCCCCCGGGCAGCTGCTGGAGGGGTTGATCCGGCAGTGGCCGGCCTACCTCGGTTACCTCGCGTCGTTCGGCTACGTCGCGGTGATCTGGCTCAACCACCACCAGGCGTTCACCGCGATCAAACAGGTCAACAAGGGCGTCCATCTGGCCAACATCGCCCTGCTGTTCACCACGGCGCTCATCCCGTTTCCGACCGCGGTGCTCTCCCGCGCGTTCATCGACGGGGCTGACACTCACGACGCGCGTACCGCCGTGGCCCTGTACGCCGGCATTCTGGCGGCCATGTGCGCGAGTTGGCTGCTGCTGTTCGATCAGGTCAGCCGGTGCCCCGACCGGCTGGTCGCAGACGAGGTGGATCCGCGCGTGTTCGCCGCCCAACGGTTTCGGTCGATAACCGGGATCGTCGCCTATCTGGTGGCGGGCGTGATCGGCGTGGTGTGGTCGCCGATGGTCGCGCTGGCGGTTTTTGTCGTGATGCCGGCCTTCTACGCGATCAATATCGGCGGGTATCGGACGGCGAGACCCAACTCACCATTGACGTAGCCGACCCGAGCGACCACCATGACCGCATGCGTTATGTCGTTACCGGCGGTACCGGGTTTATTGGGCGGCGAGCGGTGGCCCGAATTCTGGAGCACAGTCCCGACGCGCAGGTGTGGGTGCTGGTGCGTCGCGCCTCGCTGGGCCGCTTTGAAGCGCTGGCCTCTGCGAACCGCCAGGCCTGGGGCGAGCGGGTGAATCCGCTGGTCGGCGACCTGACCGAAGAGAATCTGGGATTGACCGACTCGGCACTCACCGAACTGGGCGACATCGACCACGTGCTGCACTGTGCGGCCATCTACGACATCACCGCCGGTGCGGCCGAACAGCAGGCAGCCAACGTCGAGGGCACTCGCGCGGTGATCGGGCTGGCGAAGCGGCTCGACGCCACCTTGTCGCACGTGTCGTCGATCGCGGTGGCCGGCGACTACGCCGGTGAGTTCACCGAAGACGACTTCGACATCGGCCAGCAGTTGCCGACCCCGTATCACCAGACCAAGTTCGAGGCCGAGCAGCTGGTGCGCTCGACGCCGGGACTGCGCTACCGGGTGTACCGGCCGGCGGTGGTGGTGGGCGATTCCCGCACCGGCGAGATGGACAAGGTCGACGGGCCGTACTACTTCTTTCCGCTGCTGGCCAAGCTGGCAGCACTGCCCCGGCTCACCCCGATGGCGGTGCCGGACACCGGACGCACCAACGTCGTTCCGGTCGACTACGTCGTCGATGCGCTGGTCGAGTTGATGCACGCCGACGGATATGACGGGCGCACCTTCCACCTCACCGCGCCGCGCTCCATCGGGCTGCCCGACATCTACCGGGCCGTTGCCCGAGAGGCCGGGCTTCCGTCGCTGCGCGCCACGCTGCCCGGGGCCGTGGCGGCCCCGGTGCTCAACGTCCGCGGACGGGCCCGGGTGTGGCGCAACATGATGGCCACCCAGCTGGGTCTTCCCGCCGAGGTGCTCGACCTGGTGAACCTGCGACCGACCTTCGTCGCCGACGCCACCCGCGCGGCGCTGGGTGGCCGCGTCCAGCTGCCCGAGTTCACCGACTACGCACCGGCGCTGTGGCGGCATTGGGCGCAGCATCTGGATCCCGACCGGGCCCGCCGCGACGATCCGGCCGGGCCCCTGGTCGGGCGGCACGTCATCATCACCGGGGCGTCCAGCGGGATCGGTCGGGCCTCGGCGATCGCCGTGGCCGAGCGCGGCGCCACGGTGTTCGCGCTGGCCCGCAGCGCCGGCGCCCTCGACGAGCTGGTGGCCGAGATCCGCGCCGAGGGCGGGCAGGCCCACGCGTTCAGCTGCGACGTCACCGATTCGGCGTCGGTGGAGCACACGGTCAAGGACATCCTGGGCCGATTCGGCCACGTCGACTACCTGGTCAACAACGCCGGCCGGTCGATCCGCCGCTCGGTGGTGAACTCCACCGATCGGCTGCACGACTACGAGCGCACGATGGCGGTCAACTACTTCGGTGCGGTGCGGATGGTGCTGGCTTTGCTGCCGCACTGGCGGGAACGACGGTTCGGGCATGTCGTCAATGTCTCCAGCGTGGGGGTACAGGCGAACAGTCCCAAGTACAGCGCGTATGTGCCCACCAAG
The window above is part of the Mycolicibacter sp. MU0102 genome. Proteins encoded here:
- a CDS encoding SDR family oxidoreductase; the encoded protein is MRYVVTGGTGFIGRRAVARILEHSPDAQVWVLVRRASLGRFEALASANRQAWGERVNPLVGDLTEENLGLTDSALTELGDIDHVLHCAAIYDITAGAAEQQAANVEGTRAVIGLAKRLDATLSHVSSIAVAGDYAGEFTEDDFDIGQQLPTPYHQTKFEAEQLVRSTPGLRYRVYRPAVVVGDSRTGEMDKVDGPYYFFPLLAKLAALPRLTPMAVPDTGRTNVVPVDYVVDALVELMHADGYDGRTFHLTAPRSIGLPDIYRAVAREAGLPSLRATLPGAVAAPVLNVRGRARVWRNMMATQLGLPAEVLDLVNLRPTFVADATRAALGGRVQLPEFTDYAPALWRHWAQHLDPDRARRDDPAGPLVGRHVIITGASSGIGRASAIAVAERGATVFALARSAGALDELVAEIRAEGGQAHAFSCDVTDSASVEHTVKDILGRFGHVDYLVNNAGRSIRRSVVNSTDRLHDYERTMAVNYFGAVRMVLALLPHWRERRFGHVVNVSSVGVQANSPKYSAYVPTKAALDAFADVVSTETLSDHITFTTIHMPLVATPMIAPTGKLVPMGAISAEHAAAMVVRGLVEKPDRIDTPSGTLGQAGNYFTPRLSRRILHQLYLGYPDSAAARGVAPPETTEAVASVAAHPTRRRPKRPSRAIPRVRAPRPVKRAVRLVPGVYW
- a CDS encoding TMEM175 family protein yields the protein MSTPDGSDAPAGLTDTGRVEAFSDGVFAIAVTLLVLDLKAPEHAPGQLLEGLIRQWPAYLGYLASFGYVAVIWLNHHQAFTAIKQVNKGVHLANIALLFTTALIPFPTAVLSRAFIDGADTHDARTAVALYAGILAAMCASWLLLFDQVSRCPDRLVADEVDPRVFAAQRFRSITGIVAYLVAGVIGVVWSPMVALAVFVVMPAFYAINIGGYRTARPNSPLT
- a CDS encoding histidine phosphatase family protein, translating into MGKRIWNRTGTLFALLAAALAAVLVLSGCSGTPHPRNITLTLVRHAESESNAAGILDTSVPGPGLTEKGRVQAQQIADQLSRGHHDGVYASSMVRTQQTAAPLARELGRQVQILPGLREISAGWFGDKPRSIANSPYWLAPQAWLHGDRTAAIPGSIDGNQFNDEFGAAVQQIYDSGDTNPVAFAHGASIATWTLMNVKNPRDELLIDHPLPNLGKVVITGNPATGWKLLDWDGIRAF